The Triticum urartu cultivar G1812 chromosome 5, Tu2.1, whole genome shotgun sequence genome contains the following window.
TTAATTAGCAATTTAATTTTAGAGTGTGCTTCCACTAAAAGCAACACTCCTCATAATTGATTTTAAGTGATTCAAAACTTGTGGCTCAATTCTTTGTCATTGATGTTATATCGCTCATGACGAAGAATTAGACCAGTGGGCCAACTTATCGATCACATCTCATGTGACACTTCTTCATCTTTTGATGGACAAGTTCTGAACTCAAGACCATCTTGTGTGCTCATTAAGACAAGCAAGTGCCTTATTGCTTAAACCGTTGGCACCCACTTCATACACAAGAAGTCTATCGTACCCGTGTTACATGGCACATGTCAAAGTGACATATATTCCAGACGGTGCTACACTTGGGAGGACACTAACTACTTGATATTTCTGTGTGAGGGATCCCCGTATAAAACATGACTATCGCATATcaagcatggtgcataaaagggATTAAAATCATATACAATTCAAAATACATGTGATGTGGCAACCGTTTTTGCTGCTATGGCATCAATTTCTAAAACTCTATCGTGGTAGCAGAAAACGTTGCCATGGCAACCCTTTTGTTGTCTAGCAGAACCTTTCTGCCATGGCCTGTTTTTCATCTTTTCTTCACGGGGCACTCCTTCTACACATAAGGTTTTTTTTTTGCATCAAGGTCCATCGCTGCGAAAATTGTCACCACCATGTACTTGCACTATAATTGTTGCTATCTCCATCATGTCGTACAATCATATGGCTCCCACCATCATGTCGTACAATCAATTATGCAAGATTATATTCCTTTTTTACTTCTCATTAACCCTCATCATTATTCTCCTTTCCGCCTATACTCACGCTCACATATTACACGAGTGTTATGTGGATAATGCAGAAAGATTGTGTGATTGTTGTGACTTGGTCGGCCTAGGGTTGGTTTATGATATGATTGCCATTAGATAACGAGAAAGATATTAGTAATGTTGAGTTCCCAATATAATATTGACATTCTTTCTGAACCTTTGGTAACTAGAGTGTTAATTTTAAAGCCTTGCTTCAGGAAAAGTAAGGGCATGTTTATGTTTATGTCCTAATGTTTCATGATTGCTATCAACTATAAATTATATACAATACTATAAACTATATACAATTGTTGAGCACCGCTATTCTAATGGGTTAACATACTATGAGACTCCATCACATAACCGTGTTCATGTTGAGGTAGGATTCACAATCGAAACTTATTTGTTTATCATCTAACTAGTCAAGGACAAGCAGGGACTAACCTTGGGGTGTTGATACGTCTCAAATATATCTATAAATTTTGCTATGATCATTCTAATTTTATATCATTATTGCATAATTTTGGCATGCTTCTAAAGAATATATTGTACTAATCTATTAAACCATTGCCTAGTGCTAGTTATTTTCTACATGTTTTTAATTTTCATAAAACATTATTTCATGGATAGAAAAAATAAGACAAAATACTTCACGAAGTTTTGGATCAGGATGAAGCCAAAGCCCACAAGATCTAGAAGGGAAGGACCTTGTGAGCCCCACACAGCCCTGACTCGTGGCATATGGCTAGGGTGCGAGGTGGAGGCCCGTGGGTCCCACAGAGTGACTCTCCACTGCCTCTTTCTTTATCTCCATTTGTAATGCTTCAAAACCCCTATTTTTATTTATCAAGGATTTTTTATACCGCCGCGACCTCCTTTTCTGTGACACTCCAACGTGGAGGACTTATTCGGTACTCCGCCAGACGGGGGAATCGTCGCCAGAGGTATGTTCATCAACCTTGCTTCCACCATGTCCATGTGTGAGTAGTCCTTCTTGGACTATGCATCCATAACAGTAGCTCGATGACATCTTCTCTCTCATGTTCTTCTATACAAAGATCACTTGAGCTGCCTAACATGATTGTGATCCATCTTATGTAACTATTGGTGTATTTGTTGTGGTGTGATGTACTGTTACTTTATGATCATATCTATATATGATTTATAATGAATTCTTATGAGTgctttgttgcatgttttatggacACATATACTATCTAATTTACTAATCTAGCACCAGTCATGTTTAGATGAATTATGTCCAAGAGGGGCTTGCATATGTTAGTTGGGTTTAACCTTGCAACTAATCTACCCCACTGCTGAAAGTAGAAAAGGTCTTAGGATATAAAGATAGTTTCTCAGTTGTCTCGGTGATGAGCTAGAGGTAAAGAGAATAAATTCACTATAGTATCTCAGTTTGCTTAGTGAAAATGCTCTGGTTTACTTAATACTTGGATATGCATGATGGATAGTTGTCTCGGTGGAGTTTTAGATATAGATGTAATTGGATAAGAGTCTATGATACAAGGACGGAATGCCTGTCTGCAATAATTCCATATATAATCAATTACAAAAACTTCAATTTAATTGCACAATTGTAACTTGTTCACAACACCTATGCTATGTTTTCTAGAGAGATGCCACTAGTGAAGTTATGGATCCCGGTCCTTTATTCCTCATAATCACAACCTCGATCAAactctttttttttgttttttttgtttttacaATCTGAACCATTTTGTTTACTTTCTTTCAATCATCAATTCCAACCACACTATTTGTTAATCCTTGTAACTGGCAAGGCTAGTGAGACTCACAATCTCACTTTCTAAGTTTTGGACCAAGAAGAAGTTATCTAATTGTGTGTAGGTGACGTTCATGGACTGTAGACAAGTGCTCCATCAGATTGATAAGATTGGTTCTTCACTATAAGAAATACTTGTACCGCAAACCCTTGCCCTTCAAGGACCAACAGCTGTGTCCACATGGCATAAAGATTAGCTGGGAATATAAGTACCAATGTTAGGTCATGTTGTTGATATTAATTATTTCAGCGGATGCATATAGCTTTCTGAAGCGCTTCAGTGATCATCCCAGGTGCAATGGCAGCAGAACCTACTGCAAGCTGCAATAATCCAACAATGATTGGTAAATAAAACAATAACATGGAGCCTTAATTAACACTGCATTATCTATATTATCGGACCAACCTTAGAAGTTGGTGCGATCGAGGCCTGCTGAGTAGCTCGTATCTTGAGATCAAGAAGACCTTCCGGTGTGGATGCGTGCACAGAGACGATGTCCAGGCGGAGGCTCTTGATAGCGTCGAACACCCGTGTCATCAACAACTCCTTCCATCGGCACTGCACCTCCAAGAGCACCTCCTTGTCCATCACGGTCACATTAACAATGTTGCTTGGGCAATCATTGTCCTCCCTCTCCGTCTCTAGCACCTTCCTCTTTGATCCAGTTGATAGCTTGATCTTCTTCCTGCCGACAACCTCATGGAGCCCCCGTCCCATTGCTTCATTTGGGTGCGATGACGGTGCCCTGCTAGTTTCTAGCTCTTCTACCCTTTGTTCTAGCTCTCTGAGATAGGTTATAGTTTCAGCTAGGATGGATGCTTTGTCCATCTGGAAACCAGAAAAAGTAAAGCTATGAAAAACAATGTATGTAATTTGCTAACAAGAAATGGGTGTTAGATATTACTACCTTGTTAATGGACGGGACCATTGACTTGAGAACTAGGAACATATCATTGAGCTTCTCTCGGCGCCTCCTTTCCGACAGGACATGCGTCTTGATGTTACTTTCTTGAGGTCTCGCTGTCCATGCACCGCCGGCTATAGCTTTCTTCAACAACTTTTGTGACTCCCCGGTGACCCGCGCAACCACGTCTTCACAGTCAGATGACCTCTTCCACACCGTAAAGCAGGATGGACGGGAGCCTTTAACAAAGCTACTTAAAGTGATGATGGCATCATCAATGCTCCGTGTGTCCATGTCTGGTGCCATTTCCAAGGAAGACATGTACTCAAATGACCTTTCCATGACCCAGTTGTCCTCAAGAGAACGCACATCCAACTCCTCGATGAGGCCATAGAACTCGTCCACCTCCTCGGTGACATGATCAAGGTTGACGTCGGACATGCACTCGACCTCNNNNNNNNNNNNNNNNNNNNNNNNNNNNNNNNNNNNNNNNNNNNNNNNNNNNNNNNNNNNNNNNNNNNNNNNNNNNNNNNNNNNNNNNNNNNNNNNNNNNNNNNNNNNNNNNNNNNNNNNNNNNNNNNNNNNNNNNNNNNNNNNNNNNNTNNNNNNNNNNNNNNNNNNNNNNNNNNNNNNNNNNNNNNNNNNNNNNNNNNNNNNNNNNNNNNNNNNNNNNNNNNNNNNNNNNNNNNNNNNNNNNNNNNNNNNNNNNNNNNNNNNNNNNNNNNNNNNNNNNNNNNNNNNNNNNNNNNNNNNNNNNNNNNNNNNNNNNNNNNNNNNNNNNNNNNNNNNNNNNNNNNNNNNNNNNNNNNNNNNNNNNNNNNNNNNNNNNNNNNNNNNNNNNNNNNNNNNNNNNNNNNNNNNNNNNNNNNNNNNNNNNNNNNNNNNNNNNNNNNNNNNNNNNNNNNNNNNNNNNNNNNNNNNNNNNNNNNNNNNNNNNNNNNNNNNNNNNNNNNNNNNNNNNNNNNNNNNNNNNNNNNNNNNNNNNNNNNNNNNNNNNNNNNNNNNNNNNNNNNNNNNNNNNNNNNNNNNNNNNNNNNNNNNNNNNNNNNNNNNNNNNNNNNNNNNNNNNNNNNNNNNNNNNNNNNNNNNNNNNNNNNNNNNNNNNNNNNNNNNNNNNNNNNNNNNNNNNNNNNNNNNNNNNNNNNNNNNNNNNNNNNNNNNNNNNNNNNNNNNNNNNNNNNNNNNNNNNNNNNNNNNNNNNNNNNNNNNNNNNNNNNNNNNNNNNNNNNNNNNNNNNNNNNNNNNNNNNNNNNNNNNNNNNNNNNNNNNNNNNNNNNNNNNNNNNNNNNNNNNNNNNNNNNNNNNNNNNNNNNNNNNNNNNNNNNNNNNNNNNNNNNNNNNNNNNNNNNNNNNNNNNNNNNNNNNNNNNNNNNNNNNNNNNNNNNNNNNNNNNNNNNNNNNNNNNNNNNNNNNNNNNNNNNNNNNNNNNNNNNNNNNNNNNNNNNNNNNNNNNNNNNNNNNNNNNNNNNNNNNNNNNNNNNNNNNNNNNNNNNNNNNNNNNNNNNNNNNNNNNNNNNNNNNNNNNNNNNNNNNNNNNNNNNNNNNNNNNNNNNNNNNNNNNNNNNNNNNNNNNNNNNNNNNNNNNNNNNNNNNNNNNNNNNNNaatgcacctgctacctttcaaagatgtatgactgctatattctctgacttttgtgaaaagattgttgaggttttcatggatgatttctccgtttatggaacttcttttgatgattgcttaagcaaccttgatcgagttttgcagagatgtgaagaaactaatcttgtcttgaattgggagaagtgccactttatggttaatgaaggtattgtcttggggcataaaatttctgaaagaggtattgaagttgataaagctaaagttgatgctattgaaaagatgacgTGTCCTAAGGATATTAAatgtataagaagtttccttggtcatgccggtgtttataggaggttcattaaggacttttctaaaatttctcagcctctaactaatcttttacaaaaagatgttccttttgtctttgatgatgattgtgtagaagcatttgaaatacttaagaaagctttgatttctgcacctattgttcagcctcctgattggaatttaccctttgaaattatgtgtgatgctagtgattatgttttaggggctgttctaggacaaagagttgataagaaattaaatgttatccaatatgctagtaaaactctagacagtgcccaaagaaattatgctactactgaaaaagaatttttagcagttgtttttgcttatgataagttcagaccttatattgttgattccaaagtaactgttcacactgatcatgctgctattgaatatcttatggaaaagaaagatgctaaacctagacttattagatgggttctcttgctacaagaatttgatttgcatattattgatagaaaggaagctgagaaccccgttgcagacaacttgtctaggttagagaatgttcttgatgacccactacctattgatgatagcttccctgatgaacaattagctttCATgtatgcttctcatactgctccatgataTGCTGCTTATgttaattacattgttgctaagtttataccacctattTCACAtgccagcaaaagaaaaagttcttctatgatttaaggcattagatgcacttacaatctccccctttttggtgattgatgacaaactagttgatgTTTTCAATGGGGAATAAAATCTGTGAagttgtaaaggataaggaattgtcttcataagttgcaagggctccccctgaagatgtgcatataagtgatttgcttttggaatgcaaatgcacatggcaggttgtacttgtggagatccacttcaacttatgatgacaatccactatgcatgtaaaagtatatgaagataatgacatgcataatgaaaaatgaatgtctgcagaatgatctaagtgtggaatttatcgtcgcacatgcggaatttatcttcgcaaaacacagtgtcaaacaagtagcagacgaccatcgagtttaagtgttacaactcaaagaagcaaatgtagcaaaacggtagttgtaagcacgaagcaaaatatagcaaaataAAGGCAgccgcccatattgacccgcgcttgaagactatcaacttcatatgcttctcccccttttgtcagtgaggaccaaaaaggtttgaagacatagagttttctatgcgttcccaggagcagcagggtcgttggaggtgtttggttGTGCTGAAGAGCTTGGTGCCGAATCGAcgcatgctgaaggaggtggaggtgatgtagcatcgtcttcatcctcgataattcttgcagacacggtggcagcagatgaagagaactcggagtcttcaagtgatggtgtgcctcgcatcacagcccttctaggaggtgtggtatcaaacttgaatcgctcttTGAAGCCATcttcttgaagatcagcttcagaacacatcattgTGAGTCCTTTCCAGGTGCGGAGACAGGTTTCATGTGCAACGaatgcattcttggtggcaagatttctaAGGAGatttacatccaccaagaggcttttcatctgtctCTTCAGCCAATCATGATGCAtatcctgcttttgatgaagagttacaagaagctctctgtcagTAAGagcacgagcacgcttcttgggtcttggagcagttgtgctgtcagtggcttctATAGAGGCAGGgcgtggtgcacgtgtagtgccagccaacggatacaccctggagatggcttcaacaccttcaacgttctgagtaaagctctggtgttctgcattctgaagacacagaggttgcttggcaggctcaggatatatgacttcagcagaggtatccacatctggcaagaagatccgatggttgcgggctgagggctgatatgagatcgtagagtgaagtttgatcagcctcattacccacggagcatagaactttaaaccaaacagatctgagcccgatgcagctagttggcgtatgaagaagtcctgtgcattgaagcattttccatgaaggatacagaataccagagtcttcattgcaccctcaatcttggaatgtggagagtgtcctttaatgggccagagagtccgccggatgatgtgatagatggtcctgggcaggtactcaaggtcttcaacgaagaactctgttggataaggagcatcgtggggcaatggcttcatcatggagagcatctgactcatattcggttcaggcctttggaatatgctctcaagagcttcagtgtgtagctgacagccttcctcgaagaattcgccaggagtgggcaggccggtgagctcaatgatatcaaatgcattggcttcgtgatgagtatttccggtcatccactccaggacccaagtcttcggatctctgttgtatcctttgatgtggagggtggcatagattgcagcagaagctcttcattccagtgctcttcatcagtcacaaactgcagcagacccacttgcttgaagcaatctaATGCTTCTTcaagacagggcagaccagcaatagcttcaacatcaaggcgcatgtgtgggaagatgcgaccttggttgtacagGATGCATgagtagtagctgcgctgaggatagctccagaacctatctgatgaaatcctttcccttgaataggggttcttggagctgttgaagaacgtattatctgccttgaagctattgatgttaaaggagccaggtgctgatgcaggaccggGGAACCTcagcagccttgggactggcttctggacatgaggcctgtgctcaacatggtaatcaaattgaggacctgcagcagactcaggaacagaagtgtctggatcagtagcttcgctgtcttctgaagcttttggtggggaggactccacattggcttcagtgttggttgtggcagcctccaTATTTTCagcctccacttgactagctggagggtcagactcaggcacgttctcctggagaacggCTTCTTGGTGGAGcgggggagtgggatcttgtggtacttcttcatcatcttcggctgatgcagccggaatgtcttcagcagaaacttgaggccttggacctttgcgaagcctgcggaacgcagacgacgcctgtggagttggagtgggctgggcctcattgtcttcttcttcccgtgggcaatccgcccatgaagcatcttgtgcaattggcgtcaatggacgaccaatgctaatCAGTTCGCTGtgttcaagctgaggaagggctgcatcatcttgtgcattgtcatgatgaccaatgtcttcagcagcgatgggatcggCTGCtagaatgtcttcagcttcaggagcctctgtggaagcaggctcatgaactgtcagctgacgttctgcgtcaggatgaaccatagagatgggttcaactatcaagggctctgtgggagcagcccgagctttctttgtcttcctcttcttcttagAGGGGGCAGGTTCAGAAGCTTCAGGATATTTTCGCTTCCTTGCTTCGGCCTCAGCAGACCTCGTCTttttgagctctgaagctgttgaccagCTCTTTGACTTCGAGCCAGTtattgcagttgggaagacaatcggagctgCTTCTTGGCTTGGTGCATCAGCTTCAGCCGttgcaggcttcttcttcttctttgcggccatcttggggtcgatgcctggacgcccaagtgccttgcgcttctcagcctcattgtaggcttgcacgcatctgtcagccagagtcttcattcgctcacgcgaaccctgagcttctgcatgcttcttcagaaagttctcctttagctcgtgcaacatgatcttgaagttcttcacttcttgcacgctgagcctggccatgtgcttcttgaactgagccttttcaaaatcaattttctgctttagttcaactatgcgctgggcaatagcaagttctgaagcgatagcgccttggaaggcga
Protein-coding sequences here:
- the LOC125511268 gene encoding anthocyanin regulatory R-S protein-like (The sequence of the model RefSeq protein was modified relative to this genomic sequence to represent the inferred CDS: added 765 bases not found in genome assembly), which encodes MALSAAAPGQQEPPSGKQLSYQLAAAVRSINWTYAIFWSMSTGLRPPGVLTWKNGFYNGEVKTRKIISSTTTELTADDLVLQRSEQLRELYQSLLSGKADHRAKRPAASLSPEDLGEAEWYYTLSMTYAFQPGQGLPGKSFASNQHVWLYNAQYADTKTFQRALLAKTAPIQTVVCIPFMGGVLELGTLDLVLEDPNMVNQIGTSFWELPFLACSESELPSSNPSTDEAGNGEVDIVVLEDLDHNVAKGMISKLGEVECMSDVNLDHVTEEVDEFYGLIEELDVRSLEDNWVMERSFEYMSSLEMAPDMDTRSIDDAIITLSSFVKGSRPSCFTVWKRSSDCEDVVARVTGESQKLLKKAIAGGAWTARPQESNIKTHVLSERRRREKLNDMFLVLKSMVPSINKMDKASILAETITYLRELEQRVEELETSRAPSSHPNEAMGRGLHEVVGRKKIKLSTGSKRKVLETEREDNDCPSNIVNVTVMDKEVLLEVQCRWKELLMTRVFDAIKSLRLDIVSVHASTPEGLLDLKIRATQQASIAPTSKLAVGSAAIAPGMITEALQKAICIR